The Pseudomonas sp. FP198 genomic interval GCCCCGCCGATGGTGATCGATGCGCTGCACAAGCGCCTGGAGCATCCGATGCTGGGCTACAGCGTGGCCCAGGACAGCCTGCGCGCCGCCATCGTCGCCGATCTCTGGAGCAAGTACGGCTGGCGCGTCGAGCCCCAGCAGATCCTGTTCCTGCCGGGGGTCGAGCCAGGTTTCAACATGGCTTTGCATGCGTTGGTCGAGCCGCAGCAGAACGTTGTGGTGCAGGTGCCCAACTACCCGCCGCTGCGTCATGCGCCGGGCCATTGGAACCTGAACAAGGTGGAGCTTCCCTTCACCCCGCTCGACGGTGAGTTCCACACGCCCCTGGCCGCATTGCGCGAGGCCTTGCAGGGCGGCGGCGCGCTGCTGTTGAGCAATCCACATAACCCGCTGGGCAAAGTGTTCGGGCGCGACGAACTCAAGGCCGTGGCGGACATTTGTATCGAGCAGGACGCCTGGATCATTTCCGACGAGATCCATGCCGAACTGTGCTTCGATGGCCGCGTGCACATCCCCACCGCCAGCCTCGGTGCGGAGATTGCCGAGCGCACCATCACGCTGATGTCGGCCAGCAAGGCGTACAACATCGCGGGGCTGAAAACCTCCTTTGCGATCATCCAGAACGCCAGGCTGCGCGAGCGGGTCAACGGCGCCAGGGCCGGCATGGTCGACAGCGTCAATGCCCTGGGCCTGGAGGCGACTCGTGCCGCCTACAGCGAAGCAGGTCCGTGGCTGGAGGCATTAAAGGCCTACCTGCAAGCCAACCGGGATTACCTGGTCGACGCGGTGAAGAACCGCCTGCCGGGCGTCACCATGACCGTGCCCCAGGGGACCTACCTGGCGTGGCTGGATTGCTCCGGACTGGGGCTGGACGATCCGCAAGGGTTTTTCCTGAAGGAAGCCAGGGTCGGCTTGAGCGCCGGAATGGATTTTGGCGATGACGCCGGGCAATTCGTGCGGTTGAACTTCGGTTGCCCGAGGGCCTTGCTGGAGGAAGGTCTTGCGCGGATGGAGCGGAGCCTGAAGGCGAGAGGCTGATCGGGCCGACAATGAGCTCTTGTGGCGAGGGGATTTATCCCCGCTGGGTCGCGCAGCGGCCCCGTTTTTTCTACGGTCGCTGCGCAACCGAGCGGGGATAAATCCCCTCACCACAGGAGCAGATCACCTCAAGATCGGGTCAATCATGCATATCCGGGGTATGCACAAAGCACAACTTGTTGCCCTCCGGATCCCGGCAGTAGGCCCCGAAATAGTCTTTTGAATATTGCGGCCTCGGCCCCGGCGCGCCTTCGTCGAAGCCGCCCATGGCGATGGCCATTTCCCAGGCTGCGCGGACGGTTTGCTGTGAATCGGCGGCGAAGCTTACTTGCATGCCATTGCCCCAGGTCGCGAGCAGGCCATTGATCGGCACCTGGACGAACACCTGCGGCCAATGCCTGCCGGGCTGATGCCAGCCTTCCCCGGGTGGGCCCGAGTCGTCTTC includes:
- a CDS encoding VOC family protein; translated protein: MFSHIQIGARDLPKMVAFYDAVLGCLGLVRMDSEDDSGPPGEGWHQPGRHWPQVFVQVPINGLLATWGNGMQVSFAADSQQTVRAAWEMAIAMGGFDEGAPGPRPQYSKDYFGAYCRDPEGNKLCFVHTPDMHD
- a CDS encoding MalY/PatB family protein; its protein translation is MTFDFDQVFERQGTGSTKWSRYPAEVLPMWVADMDFAAPPMVIDALHKRLEHPMLGYSVAQDSLRAAIVADLWSKYGWRVEPQQILFLPGVEPGFNMALHALVEPQQNVVVQVPNYPPLRHAPGHWNLNKVELPFTPLDGEFHTPLAALREALQGGGALLLSNPHNPLGKVFGRDELKAVADICIEQDAWIISDEIHAELCFDGRVHIPTASLGAEIAERTITLMSASKAYNIAGLKTSFAIIQNARLRERVNGARAGMVDSVNALGLEATRAAYSEAGPWLEALKAYLQANRDYLVDAVKNRLPGVTMTVPQGTYLAWLDCSGLGLDDPQGFFLKEARVGLSAGMDFGDDAGQFVRLNFGCPRALLEEGLARMERSLKARG